Genomic DNA from Lactuca sativa cultivar Salinas chromosome 8, Lsat_Salinas_v11, whole genome shotgun sequence:
atgttgaaaatacttctgaatttaatgaggatgatgatacaAGTGAAATATCCATAGAGGATGAGGTGGAGTGTTCtaaatttgtcaaaagcgaacccaaACCTATCAAAAATctcatttctgaaaattctgttgagttggctcatttgtcccaaaataagtccaaaATTCTATAGAAAAGGTTGTGGTATATCAAAAGGCTTAAACCACACCAAACCAGGTTTATGTAGTTACAGGATTCACACAGCAGTAAACAGCCGAGCTGACAACTATTGTAAAGGAGGACAATGATGAAGGCTATTAGGAGCATTTCTAGTCAGCTCCAATCGACAATGCTAATGAAACGGTTGGTCTATCTGAGAAAACATCATGGAGGGTCAAAGtcagatatgtggcagaaccactcaaCAAGCCTACACATTTTGATGTGCCATGCACAAGTGGTACCAAAAAGGTTCCAAGAGAACCAGTCAAAGCGACAAGCGAAACCTCCTCGATAAAGAGCAAAACTCGTGATGAAAGACCAAAACCCAAGGTTAATATCCATAAAACTCCAAAGTGGTCAGAGAAGAAACATCAACGTAATAGGAGATATAAGAAGAATCTCTTTGAAAGGAAGCAATTTTTGATgtcccaaaaccctaattatgttcaCTCAGAAAAATCTTCACTCCTTATAGAAGAAGCAAAATCAAAGCGTAACTCTACTCCTTGTACTCAATGCCACTCCTACAGTCAAACAAATCGAAAGAGTAGTTTCGGCTCCCAAAATGGAAGCAATCGAAACCGAAGAAGTAGTTTCGGTTCTCCATCTTCAAACGAAAAGAACCAAAAGTAAGGTTTCGCTCATAAAACTCATCCCTCTCACTCAAAGCAAAATCCAAAAGTGGATGTAAAGGGAAAAGGGAAGCTATTCTCGGAAGACGAAAAGAAGACGAAGAAAACGTTAGCTGACTCTAGGAAACATAACCAAAAGCATGTGGACAATAAAAACACAATTCCAAAGTCTAAATCTAAAGAAACAAAagctaacaaaatcaaagttttcacaattaaaagaaaagatgaaaccacctaattaaaacgaaattttttggttgattcttctcttactattcctcaTTCCATAAAAGGCTCATGAGGACCCaaaaaactttgggttcctaaatctgcttgatttttgcaggttattcgtgacgagcagtttgatgatgaatggtatattgacagtggcggctcacgtcacatgataggGAGAAGGGAAGAGCTACGGGAGTTTCGGGCTTTGAAGGATGATAGATGTGTCAAGTATGGAAACAATTCTTTTGGCACaataaaaggatatggaatgatcaCAAATGGAGATTTCTCGATTAGAAAGGTGACATATGTGGAAGGCTTAAAACACAATCTCATTAGTGTCTCACAACTGGTGATGGGAACAGGACTGAAGGTTTTGTTCGATGATGAAGGGCCAGAAATAATAGAAAAGAAGGCCAAGAATGTTGTGCTGAAATCTCAAAGAAAAGGCGAAATGTATCCATTGAACCTTAATCCAATACGAGGGAAGCCATCTGTATGCCTACTGACGGAAGTtcattctgacgaaagttggctatggcaccgaaggctctcgcacctcaacttcaaagacatcaacaagctagttctggtgatcatgtgcgaggacTTCCACTTATCAAATTTGGCaaggaacatttgtgtgctgcatgtgaaatgggaaagcaaagcaggAAGAGTCATCCAACTCGTGTTAACACAAAGATCATTAAACCGCTTGAGCTCCTTCATATTGATCTGTGTGGATGATTTTTCTCCAAAACAGTGGTAACAAGTATATAGTTGTcatagttgatgatttttctcatttcgcctgggttttctttcttaaacagaaatcagaagcAACGCCTAAGCTCAAAATCATTATAAAGCAAATAGAGCTTCAACTGCGAAAGGTGGTTAGGAACATTCGCAGTGACAATGggttggaattcaaaaaccaagtgtttgaagagtttcttgctgaaaagggagTGTCTCACAATTTCTCTGCTCCccatactccacaacaaaatggggtcgttgaaaggcgaaaccgctcattgtgtgaagcagcccgaaccatgctcaaTTTCGCTTCGTTGCcctgtatttctgggctgatggtATTTCCGTTGCTTGCTACACTCAGAACCGGTCtttactcaacaagcgattcacaatAACTCCTTATGAAATTCTAAACAACCGTAAGCctaatgtcaagtttttccacgtgttcggttcaagatgcttcattttcaattctaaagagaaccgaaacaagtttgatgtgaaAAGTAGATGAAGGAATCTTTCTTGGGTACTTGCTTACTTCAAAATCGTATAGGGTTCTGAATAAACGCTTAAAGAAAATcgaagaaacttattacgtgtCGTTTGATGATAACTATGTGAAGAAACTCACATCAAGCAAATAACCAATGgatgaaatctttcctcaaactggtcaagtctcGGTTCCCATCTCCAACTTATTTGAATTATATATGAAGCTCTTTGATGACCCGGAAACTGCTATTCTCTTTGAAGCGAAAGCGGTTGACAACAAAGTAGATGATCTGAAAAAGGTAATTGACGAAGCTGCTAAAATCACGGAAAGCGAAACTTCAAGTTCAAGCGGATCTCAAGAATCTACAACATCTCAAGAGCCAAGTGAATCTTCCCATTCTACTATCCAGGGGAGAATCCATCAACCACCATACCCAATGAACAtccaatcgagggggagaattctgagcCTAAAGCCGAAATTGTTTCAtcgttcgagggggagaatgtaaatacgaatgatgatgatgatacacagTTATAATTTGAAGAAGTAAATGCTGAACTGGATccctcctatgatccaaattaccctcccctCACTAAATGGACAAAAGGTCATCCAAAAACCCAAATCATTGGTGAATCATCAGAAAGAGTTCTTACACGTTTTCAACTGAAAGCGAAGCAAAttgcattattctctcaagtggAATTCTGCATGTTAAATTCGTTTGActccaaagttgaaccaaagactatTAATACTGCACTCGATCACTCAGATTGGgtacaagcaatgcaagacgaactcaatgaatTTGAGCGAAACAAAGTATGGAGATTGATTCCTACACCTAAGGATGCATCTATGGTTGGATTAAAGTGggttttcagaaacaagatgCAAAAATAAAGGAATGTGATTGGTAACAAAGCAAGGCTGGTTgtgaagggatattgtcaggaagaaggaaagACTACGAAGAGACCTTCGATTCGGTAGCAAGATTAGAATAGGTACGAATCTTTTTGACCTATGCTGCTCataagaactttgaagtataccaaatggatgtcaagtgtgcattcttatatggagaattagaagagacGGTGTACGTAGAACAACCACCTggcttcgtgaacgaaaagtatccaaatcactgctacattttggacaaggcagtttatggtctaaagcaagcccctagagcctggtatgaaacacttactcgatttctaaaaatgtctaagtttaaacaaggttcggttgacacaacattctttcgcaagaaagaaggtgaccaccttatgatcgtccaaatttatgttgatgatatcatctttggttcCACGCATCctggcttaacagctgaatttaggaagttgatggagactaaatttgagatgagttcaatgggtccaattaactttttccttggcttgaatattagacagggacccgaaggcatttttattaatcaagaggCTTACATGAAAACCTTACTAGCCAAGTTTGGAATGTTAGGAGaatcaaaagtgaaggttcctatggagTTTGGCACGGATTTAACACTTTCTCTAGAAAAACCGGCTGCTGACATGACCCTCTATCGCCAAATGATAGGGCCTTTAATGTATCTAACAACTAGTCGACcaaatataatgttttttttgttattgtGACAGGTTTCAAACTAAGCCACACGAACCTCACATGGTAgttgtgaagaatatttttcgatatctgaagcgaacctcatctctcggtttatggtaccCGGCGAAATCCGGATTTTTTGTACAAGCATTCTCTGATGCCGATCTAGGTGGATATGGACTGGaccgaaagagcacaactggCAGGTGTCAGTTCCTTGACGACAAAATCGTTAGCTGgaaatcgaagaagcaaacatgtgtgtctCTTTCTACAACCGAAGCCGAGTACAAAGTTGCAGCGTCTTGTACCTCTCAGGTCATATGGATACAAAGCCAACTAAGAGACCAtggcctgaacatgaagaaaatccctttGTATTGTGAATCTGAAAATGAAATAAGGatatgtcacaatccagtgcaacact
This window encodes:
- the LOC128127785 gene encoding uncharacterized protein LOC128127785 — translated: MDEIFPQTGQVSVPISNLFELYMKLFDDPETAILFEAKAVDNKVDDLKKVIDEAAKITESETSSSSGSQESTTSQEPKVNAELDPSYDPNYPPLTKWTKGHPKTQIIGESSERVLTRFQLKAKQIALFSQVEFCMLNSFDSKVEPKTINTALDHSDWVQAMQDELNEFERNKVWRLIPTPKDASMVGLKWVFRNKMQK